A genomic segment from Pelecanus crispus isolate bPelCri1 chromosome 25, bPelCri1.pri, whole genome shotgun sequence encodes:
- the LOC142595925 gene encoding SUN domain-containing protein 3-like: MFIDSWVVGTTPHPPEGQECPEAPSPAASRPVGNSQAWLEQKMRELEETVAQVSAARGNILQAVREVLVDHGVQAEKREEILQLTQAAIKKVLENYLQMPDWALEAIGATIDEERTSKSYGEQGKKTWWLSPFAFSSGNPPETILQPRIAPGNCWAFQGSRGHVVIRLPEQIWPKAFTIWHISEAVSPSGEVSSAPKDFAVSGVDEATAETLLGTFTYDVHKEIAQTFHVQKELPRTFRYIKFQVQSNWGNPEYTCVYRVQVHGKMVSHNDHPQAQDLL, translated from the exons ATGTTCATTGATAGCTGGGTGGTTGGG ACAACGCCACACCCACCAGAAGGGCAGGAGTGTCCTGAggctccttctcctgctgcttcccgtCCTGTCGG GAACTCACAGGCTTGGCTGGAGCAGAAGATGCGGGAGCTCGAGGAGACGGTGGCTCAGGTGTCTGCTGCGAGGGGGAACATACTTCAGGCAGTGAGAGAGGTCCTCGTAGACCATGGTGTccaagcagagaagagagag gaaattcTGCAGTTGACACAGGCGGCAATTAAGAAGGTGCTTGAAAACTACCTCCAGATGCCTGACTGGGCTCTGGAAGCCATAG GTGCCACCATTGATGAGGAGAGGACATCCAAGAGTTATGGTGAGCAAGGCAAGAAGACCTGGTGGCTTTCTccatttgccttctcttctggAAACCCTCCAGAGACAATCTTGCAG CCCCGTATTGCCCCTGGCAACTGCTGGGCTTTCCAAGGATCTCGGGGCCACGTGGTCATCCGGCTGCCTGAGCAAATCTGGCCAAAGGCTTTCACCATCTGGCATATCTCCGAGGCAGTCTCTCCTTCCGGGGAAGTCAGCAGTGCCCCCAAAGACTTTGCTGTCTCC GGAGTGGATGAGGCAACGGCAGAAACTCTCCTGGGGACATTCACCTACGACGTGCACAAGGAGATCGCTCAGACATTCCATGTGCAG aaggaGCTTCCCAGGACCTTTCGCTACATCAAATTCCAGGTGCAGAGCAACTGGGGAAACCCAGAGTACACCTGTGTGTACCGGGTACAGGTTCATGGGAAGATGGTGAGCCACAACGACCACCCGCAGGCCCAAGACCTCCtttag